The Pirellulimonas nuda genome includes a region encoding these proteins:
- a CDS encoding glutamine amidotransferase, with amino-acid sequence MTEWGLWGAPEWAGAAIVLFAIGLAALLWSYGRAPWSLGWRAACAALKATGLAALALCLVEPLAGGVRPRPGANLFAVAVDNSQSMRVRDPGGGKTRGEELQQMLLAESRWQTRLGRQFDVRRFAIDHRLHDAKDFTGLDFAGEATGLVSGLGELERRFRGLPVGGVLLFTDGNSTDAFSESLDWSGVPPVYPVAVGAHDVLPDVCVESISVRQTNFETAPVTVHADIRSTGAGERDVQVRLLDEQSSTIDTKTVHVRAGSEVATARFQVRPEHAGVNVFYVTAAGGADEAVEANNTRGVVVDNGKGPFRVLYVSGRPNWDFKFLRRALADDDQLELVGLIRIANREPKFTFRRRGEGSGNQLFDGFNRDDEDTAERYDEPVLTRIGTRDEQELRDGFPKSADELYAYDAIVLDDVEAEFFSPDQLAMIEGFVSRRGGGLLMAGGGGSFAEGGYRLTPVGGLLPVYLERDAADRRAAGGSGFRLVLTREGWLQDWVRLRKTQDEEQARLGGMPAFQTSNAVGNLKPGAVELARVADASGAAHPALVAQRFGRGRSAALLVADVWRWGLRRAEVDNDDLEKSWRQTIRWLVADVPRPVEVEVDAAPDGQTSAHAQLIKVRVHDAEYLPLENATLQVTVRTPDGRQVKLSAEADDEEAGLYVAQHHSRTPGPHRVSVEAAGPDGSPLGGCEGGWVAEPLADEFRRLRVNRPLLEDIAARTGGQVVELDELDGFVAGLEQRKMPVTETWINPLWHHPAFFTFAIACLIGEWGLRRWKGLA; translated from the coding sequence ATGACCGAGTGGGGTCTATGGGGCGCTCCCGAATGGGCTGGTGCGGCGATCGTGTTGTTCGCGATCGGCCTGGCAGCACTGCTGTGGAGCTATGGGCGGGCGCCCTGGTCGTTGGGATGGCGTGCGGCCTGCGCCGCACTCAAGGCCACGGGGCTGGCCGCTCTGGCGCTCTGCTTGGTTGAACCGCTCGCCGGCGGAGTCCGCCCCCGGCCCGGCGCCAACTTGTTTGCCGTGGCGGTTGATAACAGCCAGAGCATGCGGGTCCGCGACCCCGGCGGCGGCAAGACGCGGGGAGAAGAACTCCAGCAGATGCTGCTCGCCGAGTCGCGTTGGCAGACGCGGCTGGGGCGCCAGTTCGACGTGCGGCGGTTTGCGATCGACCACCGTCTGCACGACGCCAAGGACTTCACGGGGCTCGATTTCGCGGGAGAGGCGACCGGCCTCGTTTCAGGGCTGGGCGAACTCGAGCGGCGTTTTCGCGGGCTGCCGGTCGGCGGCGTGTTGCTCTTCACGGACGGCAACTCGACCGACGCGTTCAGCGAGTCACTCGATTGGTCCGGGGTCCCGCCCGTTTACCCCGTTGCGGTGGGCGCCCACGACGTGCTGCCGGACGTCTGCGTCGAGAGCATCTCCGTGCGGCAAACCAACTTCGAAACCGCGCCCGTCACGGTGCACGCGGACATCCGCTCCACGGGCGCCGGTGAGCGAGACGTCCAGGTGAGGCTGCTCGATGAGCAGTCCAGCACGATCGATACGAAAACGGTCCACGTTCGGGCCGGGTCGGAGGTCGCCACGGCGCGCTTCCAGGTCCGCCCCGAGCACGCGGGGGTGAACGTGTTCTACGTGACCGCCGCCGGCGGCGCCGACGAAGCGGTCGAGGCGAACAACACGCGGGGCGTGGTCGTCGACAACGGCAAAGGTCCCTTCCGGGTGCTCTACGTCTCGGGACGACCCAACTGGGACTTCAAGTTCCTGCGACGGGCCCTCGCCGACGACGACCAGTTGGAGCTGGTTGGCTTGATCCGCATCGCGAACCGGGAGCCGAAGTTCACGTTCCGCCGCCGCGGCGAGGGCTCGGGGAATCAGCTCTTCGACGGGTTTAACCGCGACGACGAGGACACGGCCGAACGCTACGACGAGCCGGTGCTCACGCGGATCGGCACGCGCGACGAGCAAGAGCTCCGGGACGGCTTTCCGAAGTCGGCAGACGAGTTGTACGCGTACGACGCGATCGTGCTGGACGACGTGGAGGCCGAGTTCTTTTCACCCGACCAACTGGCGATGATCGAGGGGTTCGTGAGCCGTCGTGGCGGTGGGTTGCTGATGGCCGGCGGCGGCGGGTCCTTTGCGGAGGGGGGGTACCGCCTGACCCCCGTTGGCGGCTTGCTGCCGGTCTACCTGGAGCGTGACGCCGCGGACCGCCGGGCCGCGGGCGGCTCGGGGTTCCGCTTGGTGCTGACCCGCGAAGGCTGGCTGCAGGACTGGGTGCGGCTACGCAAGACCCAGGACGAAGAACAAGCGAGGCTGGGGGGCATGCCGGCTTTCCAGACATCGAACGCCGTTGGAAACCTCAAGCCGGGCGCCGTGGAGCTCGCCCGGGTGGCCGACGCCAGCGGCGCTGCGCACCCGGCGCTGGTCGCGCAGCGGTTTGGGCGCGGCCGCTCGGCGGCGCTCTTGGTCGCCGACGTCTGGCGGTGGGGGCTGCGTCGCGCCGAGGTTGACAACGACGACCTCGAAAAGTCTTGGCGGCAGACGATCCGCTGGCTGGTGGCCGATGTCCCGCGACCGGTGGAGGTCGAGGTGGACGCGGCGCCCGACGGCCAAACCTCGGCCCACGCGCAGCTCATCAAGGTTCGCGTCCACGACGCGGAGTACCTGCCGCTCGAGAACGCAACGTTGCAGGTCACGGTGCGTACGCCCGATGGCAGGCAGGTGAAGCTGTCGGCCGAGGCGGACGACGAAGAGGCGGGCCTGTACGTGGCCCAGCACCACTCACGCACCCCGGGACCGCACCGCGTGAGCGTCGAGGCCGCCGGGCCCGACGGCTCGCCCCTGGGCGGGTGCGAGGGGGGCTGGGTGGCCGAACCCCTCGCCGATGAGTTCCGCCGGTTGCGGGTGAACCGCCCGCTGCTAGAAGACATCGCGGCAAGAACCGGTGGCCAGGTCGTGGAGCTGGACGAGCTGGACGGGTTTGTCGCGGGCCTGGAGCAACGCAAGATGCCCGTGACCGAAACGTGGATCAACCCGCTCTGGCACCATCCGGCGTTCTTCACCTTCGCCATCGCGTGCCTCATCGGTGAGTGGGGACTCAGGCGTTGGAAGGGGCTGGCGTAA
- a CDS encoding ArsB/NhaD family transporter has translation MEFSENLLIAAAQPGARSPAWVMTLFALGMLATYVGVAVDSFHKTVAALTGAVVLVPLALVLGVLPDYDATYEILSHDLNIFGVIIGTGILVDVTGRSGLFHFLSILIVKATGGRASALYFAICTLTFLFVAVLTIVPAMLILSSLVLVICRKLAYPPKPFLLSVAICANSGAVVTFASGLPNIMIGTQAGIPYVHFLMVAAPYALISFLIALAGLRFAFRRSLPWTQSDTQQAELKSRIERFDAWALVEDRGVLVRSAVILALTVVGFALAQPLGVGMDFIAIAGGTAALLFAGKTIEDSIAKVNWTIILFFLGLFLIIGCVKATGALNLLAEQVVALSGGSTGLLVALLTGFSAVASAIIDNIPVAATLIPVVDQIGAGGVAVEPLWWGTILGCNLGGNGTPIGSISCVIALYTLKKEAQQSVSWGEFIRLGGTIMVVQIAGAIAYLLALNAMGWIPRLPG, from the coding sequence ATGGAGTTCTCTGAGAACTTGCTGATTGCGGCCGCCCAACCGGGGGCGCGCTCGCCCGCGTGGGTCATGACCCTGTTCGCCCTGGGGATGCTGGCCACGTACGTAGGCGTCGCGGTGGATAGCTTCCACAAGACCGTCGCGGCGTTGACGGGCGCCGTCGTGCTGGTCCCGCTAGCGCTGGTGCTGGGGGTGTTGCCCGATTACGACGCCACCTACGAGATCCTCTCGCACGACCTGAACATCTTCGGCGTGATCATCGGGACGGGGATTCTCGTTGACGTTACCGGCCGGAGCGGGTTGTTCCACTTCCTGAGCATCTTGATCGTCAAGGCGACCGGTGGTCGGGCGTCGGCCCTCTACTTCGCGATTTGCACGCTGACGTTCTTGTTTGTCGCGGTGCTAACGATCGTGCCGGCGATGCTCATCCTCAGCTCCCTGGTCCTGGTGATCTGCCGGAAGCTCGCGTACCCCCCCAAGCCGTTCTTGCTGTCGGTCGCTATCTGCGCCAATAGCGGCGCCGTGGTCACTTTCGCGAGTGGTCTGCCGAACATCATGATCGGGACTCAGGCGGGGATCCCCTACGTGCACTTCCTGATGGTGGCCGCGCCTTACGCGCTGATCAGCTTCCTCATCGCGTTGGCCGGGCTGCGTTTCGCGTTTCGCCGGTCGCTGCCGTGGACACAGAGCGACACTCAGCAGGCGGAGCTAAAGAGCCGCATCGAGCGGTTTGACGCCTGGGCGCTCGTCGAAGACCGCGGGGTGCTGGTCCGCAGCGCCGTCATCTTGGCGCTCACGGTTGTCGGATTCGCGCTGGCGCAGCCGCTCGGGGTCGGGATGGACTTCATCGCCATCGCCGGCGGCACCGCCGCGCTGCTCTTCGCCGGCAAGACCATTGAAGACTCCATCGCGAAGGTCAATTGGACGATCATCCTGTTCTTTCTCGGGTTGTTTCTTATCATCGGCTGCGTCAAGGCGACGGGCGCGCTGAACTTGTTGGCCGAACAAGTGGTCGCCTTGTCCGGCGGCAGCACGGGGCTGCTGGTCGCGCTGCTGACGGGGTTCTCCGCGGTCGCTTCGGCGATTATCGACAACATCCCCGTGGCCGCGACGCTCATTCCGGTGGTGGACCAGATCGGCGCCGGCGGCGTGGCGGTCGAGCCGCTTTGGTGGGGCACCATCCTTGGCTGCAACCTCGGCGGCAACGGCACGCCGATCGGGTCGATCTCGTGCGTCATCGCGCTGTATACCTTGAAGAAGGAGGCGCAGCAGAGCGTCTCCTGGGGAGAATTCATCCGGCTGGGGGGTACGATAATGGTTGTGCAGATCGCCGGCGCCATCGCGTATCTGTTGGCCCTGAACGCCATGGGATGGATCCCCCGCCTGCCGGGGTAG
- a CDS encoding universal stress protein, translating to MPDPTQRHVDNELSDSMDLFERADVGAAVELRQLRPRKVLVATDGSAQDHALRSFAKQLQDRLACQLYWLAAGGQPPTGAEQTGDWVATPVDVDAAIEHDYDQILSAAASCGADLLMLGCPFGRDLESLGEDSAGTVMEVIAARSAVPTIFIRRPDAAGRDPSGHVRIVLTRENAAAPRAAGWAAGLVQPSGRLELLLMVEESTYKNFREIMNALQPDARFNPEDLEDALARTYAGLHSGLQRASEEFGFAYDLTLRYEADQQPITPEHPATHPALVALGLVRSDHDSRSEVYDFVRRSPHPVLVVPMD from the coding sequence ATGCCTGATCCAACCCAACGCCACGTCGACAACGAGCTCAGCGACTCGATGGACTTGTTCGAGCGGGCGGACGTCGGCGCCGCGGTAGAACTGCGGCAGCTGCGCCCGAGGAAAGTCCTGGTAGCGACCGACGGGTCGGCCCAAGATCACGCGCTCCGATCGTTCGCCAAGCAACTGCAAGATCGCTTGGCGTGCCAGCTTTACTGGCTGGCGGCAGGCGGCCAACCGCCGACGGGTGCGGAGCAAACCGGCGACTGGGTCGCAACGCCCGTCGACGTCGACGCAGCCATCGAACACGACTACGACCAGATCCTCTCCGCCGCCGCATCCTGCGGCGCCGACCTGCTGATGCTGGGGTGCCCGTTCGGTCGCGACCTCGAGTCGCTGGGAGAAGACAGCGCAGGGACCGTCATGGAGGTGATCGCGGCGAGGTCTGCGGTCCCCACGATCTTCATCCGTCGCCCGGACGCCGCGGGGCGGGATCCTTCGGGTCATGTTCGCATCGTCCTGACGCGGGAGAACGCGGCGGCCCCCAGAGCGGCCGGTTGGGCCGCGGGCCTCGTTCAGCCAAGCGGGCGGTTGGAACTGCTGCTGATGGTCGAAGAAAGCACGTACAAGAATTTTAGGGAGATCATGAACGCGCTTCAGCCCGACGCCCGCTTCAACCCGGAGGACCTGGAAGACGCACTGGCGCGAACCTACGCCGGGCTGCATTCGGGCCTTCAACGGGCGTCGGAGGAGTTTGGGTTCGCCTACGATCTAACCCTTCGCTACGAAGCAGACCAACAGCCGATCACCCCCGAACACCCCGCAACCCACCCGGCGCTCGTCGCCCTCGGTCTGGTGCGCAGCGATCACGATTCCAGGAGCGAGGTCTATGATTTCGTGAGACGATCTCCGCATCCGGTGCTGGTGGTCCCCATGGATTGA
- a CDS encoding DUF5060 domain-containing protein — protein MLPIHGLAGGVMRIALVLMVAWGGRLQALEVTGLTLVNAQTDLDIGPLTDGQVVDLDRVIWALNVRANTTGDVKSVRFGLDGNPSRAVESVAPFALAGDADGDYNDWTPEAGGHTLTATPFPEAGAKGTPGEPLVVTFRVKGIGRAPAGRGLGPANQTPDVGDAQELRVLWGQVAAPVGGQAVVSGELKQWHNVTLTFDGPQADVAGKPNPCLHYRLNVLFTQGDRRFLAPGYYAGDGRGGDAGNRWRVHFAPPTTGAWGYKASFRAGYQVNVSLDPNAGVPAACDGASGSVAVAPSDKKAPDFRAADRGLLKNRGGHYLTFANGRFWLKGGPDIPENFLGYDGFDNTPKAGHRYEAHAADWEPGDPDWGDGRARRLIGALNAIANLGGNCVYFLPMNIGGDGKDTFPTIDPLEKLRYDHSKLQQWETVFAHAQQKGIFLHFQLAETEDANENYHDNGELGPERKLFYRELIARFGHHNASEFNIGEENDYGPDKQVRFAQYIRDVDPYDHPLTTHTKGVDAFYRPLVDRLAAGKPVVIDMTSFQSGATGKDLARLVQKYRDASAEHGRPWIISLDEPQKIENDKTDLAEGYAFGRRGKLWPTYMGGGGGFEWYVQMDGGGHAFDHKIESFYDMDDALRWTAIAREFLGTFPLPEMRPAHHLGASRGGGFVYVLAKPNEQYAVYSERCEAPLELDLTGAEGRFEVRWLDPRNGGPLAVGTVDTVEGGGKRSLGSPPNQAYDSAVDKGAVDRDAVDKDAVDRDWAVAVRRVE, from the coding sequence ATGCTACCTATCCATGGTTTGGCGGGCGGCGTGATGCGGATTGCGCTGGTGTTGATGGTCGCTTGGGGGGGCAGGCTTCAGGCGCTCGAAGTGACGGGCCTGACGCTGGTCAACGCGCAGACCGATCTGGATATCGGTCCGCTTACGGACGGGCAGGTGGTCGACCTCGACCGGGTCATCTGGGCGCTGAACGTGCGAGCCAACACAACGGGCGACGTCAAGAGCGTCAGGTTTGGGCTCGACGGTAATCCCTCGCGGGCCGTAGAGAGCGTGGCGCCGTTCGCGCTGGCCGGCGACGCCGACGGCGACTACAACGACTGGACCCCCGAGGCCGGCGGGCACACGCTCACGGCGACCCCCTTCCCCGAAGCGGGCGCCAAGGGGACGCCGGGCGAGCCGTTGGTCGTGACGTTCCGCGTCAAGGGAATCGGCAGAGCGCCCGCCGGGCGGGGGCTCGGCCCGGCGAACCAGACGCCCGACGTCGGCGATGCGCAAGAGCTACGCGTCCTGTGGGGCCAAGTCGCTGCGCCGGTCGGCGGCCAAGCGGTCGTGTCTGGCGAGCTCAAGCAGTGGCACAACGTGACGCTCACGTTCGACGGCCCGCAGGCGGATGTCGCCGGGAAACCGAACCCTTGCCTGCACTACCGTCTCAACGTCTTGTTTACCCAAGGCGATCGCCGGTTCCTGGCGCCGGGCTACTACGCCGGCGACGGCCGCGGGGGCGACGCCGGCAACCGGTGGCGTGTCCACTTCGCGCCCCCTACCACCGGAGCGTGGGGCTACAAGGCCTCCTTCCGCGCAGGCTATCAGGTCAACGTCAGCCTCGACCCGAACGCGGGCGTTCCCGCGGCGTGCGATGGCGCCTCGGGGAGCGTCGCCGTCGCCCCCTCAGACAAAAAGGCGCCCGACTTCCGCGCGGCCGATCGCGGCCTGCTCAAGAATCGTGGCGGGCACTACCTGACGTTCGCCAACGGCCGGTTCTGGCTCAAGGGCGGCCCCGATATCCCGGAGAACTTCCTCGGCTACGATGGCTTCGACAACACCCCCAAGGCCGGTCATCGCTACGAGGCCCACGCCGCGGACTGGGAGCCGGGCGACCCTGATTGGGGGGACGGCCGAGCGCGGCGTCTGATCGGCGCGCTCAACGCCATCGCCAACCTGGGCGGAAACTGCGTCTACTTCCTGCCGATGAACATCGGCGGCGACGGCAAGGACACGTTCCCGACCATCGATCCGCTAGAAAAACTCCGGTACGACCATTCCAAGCTCCAGCAGTGGGAGACCGTGTTCGCGCACGCCCAGCAGAAGGGGATCTTCCTCCACTTCCAGCTCGCAGAAACCGAGGACGCCAACGAGAACTACCACGACAACGGAGAGCTGGGTCCCGAACGCAAGCTCTTCTATCGAGAGCTGATCGCCCGCTTTGGCCATCACAACGCCAGCGAGTTCAATATCGGCGAGGAGAACGACTACGGGCCCGACAAGCAGGTTCGGTTCGCTCAGTACATCCGCGACGTCGACCCCTACGATCACCCGCTCACCACGCACACGAAAGGCGTCGACGCCTTCTATCGGCCCCTCGTCGACCGCTTGGCGGCGGGCAAACCGGTGGTGATCGACATGACCTCGTTCCAGAGCGGCGCGACCGGCAAGGACCTGGCGCGGCTGGTGCAGAAGTACCGCGACGCGTCGGCCGAGCACGGCCGCCCGTGGATCATCTCGCTCGACGAGCCTCAGAAGATCGAGAACGACAAGACGGATCTCGCCGAGGGGTACGCCTTCGGGCGTCGCGGCAAGCTCTGGCCAACCTACATGGGGGGGGGCGGCGGCTTCGAGTGGTACGTCCAGATGGACGGCGGCGGGCACGCCTTCGACCACAAGATCGAGAGCTTCTACGACATGGACGACGCGCTGCGTTGGACGGCCATCGCGCGGGAATTTCTGGGGACTTTCCCGCTCCCCGAGATGCGCCCGGCGCACCACCTGGGCGCCTCGCGCGGCGGCGGGTTCGTCTACGTGCTCGCCAAGCCGAACGAGCAGTACGCCGTCTACAGCGAACGCTGCGAGGCGCCGCTGGAACTCGACCTGACAGGGGCGGAGGGCCGGTTCGAGGTGCGCTGGCTCGATCCGCGCAACGGCGGCCCGCTCGCCGTGGGAACGGTCGACACGGTCGAGGGCGGCGGCAAGCGGAGCCTCGGCTCCCCCCCCAACCAGGCGTACGACTCGGCCGTTGACAAGGGGGCCGTCGACAGGGACGCCGTCGACAAGGACGCCGTCGACAGGGACTGGGCCGTGGCGGTTCGGCGCGTAGAGTGA
- a CDS encoding PQQ-dependent sugar dehydrogenase — MRTPRPLFALGTLCWLLGATAAVDADGVQPPSAAQKAELASRPPVRVSTAVGDLTLPPPYASKSVTKRSRIVPWPEGAAPRAPAGFTVTRFADNLAHPRRVYVGPSGADYFVALSDDAGRSANRVVLLRDADGDGRVEERFDFADGANGLNQPYGMAILDDHFYVGNVDSVMRWPYRAAATRLEGAGERIAELPAGGYNHHWTRNLLPTKDGRRLLVTVGSSSNVGEHGMDKEERRACILEMDPDGSGEALYASGLRNPVGLDYNPVTGELWAAVNERDEIGDNLVPDYITSVRRGGWYGWPYSYFGGIGDPRWAQDPHQDLVERAIVPDVPVGPHTASLGLAFYTHDKFPARFHRGAFVGQHGSWNRANFAGYKVLFVPFDGAGRPRPPEDFLTGFIADGDASQVYGRPVGVAVTPRGDLLVSDDDGGVVWRVSYTK; from the coding sequence ATGCGAACCCCCCGCCCGCTGTTTGCCCTGGGTACCCTCTGCTGGTTGCTCGGCGCGACTGCTGCGGTGGACGCCGACGGTGTCCAGCCGCCCAGCGCAGCACAAAAGGCGGAGCTGGCCTCGCGGCCGCCGGTGAGGGTGTCGACCGCGGTGGGCGACCTGACGTTGCCGCCCCCCTACGCGTCGAAGTCGGTGACCAAGCGGAGCCGGATCGTGCCGTGGCCCGAGGGGGCTGCGCCGCGGGCGCCCGCGGGGTTCACGGTCACGAGGTTCGCCGACAACCTCGCGCACCCGCGGCGGGTCTACGTCGGGCCGAGCGGCGCCGACTACTTCGTGGCCCTCAGCGACGACGCCGGCAGGAGCGCCAACCGCGTGGTGCTGCTCCGCGACGCCGACGGCGACGGCCGGGTGGAGGAGAGGTTCGATTTCGCCGACGGGGCGAACGGGCTCAACCAGCCCTACGGCATGGCGATCCTCGACGACCACTTCTACGTCGGGAACGTCGACTCGGTGATGCGGTGGCCCTACCGCGCAGCGGCGACGCGCCTCGAGGGCGCAGGTGAGCGGATCGCCGAGCTCCCCGCGGGGGGCTACAACCACCACTGGACCCGCAACCTGCTGCCGACCAAGGACGGCCGGCGCCTGCTGGTGACCGTGGGCTCCTCCAGCAATGTCGGGGAGCACGGCATGGACAAGGAGGAGCGACGCGCCTGCATCCTCGAGATGGACCCCGACGGGTCGGGCGAAGCGCTCTACGCGTCGGGCCTACGCAACCCGGTCGGCCTGGACTACAACCCGGTCACCGGGGAGCTGTGGGCCGCGGTCAACGAACGCGACGAGATCGGCGACAACCTCGTCCCGGACTACATCACGAGCGTCCGCCGGGGCGGGTGGTACGGCTGGCCCTATTCCTACTTCGGCGGCATCGGTGACCCGCGGTGGGCCCAGGACCCCCATCAGGACCTGGTCGAGCGCGCGATCGTGCCCGACGTGCCCGTGGGCCCGCACACCGCGTCGTTGGGCCTGGCGTTCTACACCCACGACAAGTTCCCCGCACGCTTCCACCGCGGGGCGTTTGTGGGTCAGCACGGCTCGTGGAACCGCGCCAACTTCGCCGGCTACAAGGTGCTGTTCGTGCCGTTCGACGGAGCGGGGCGGCCCCGGCCCCCCGAGGACTTCCTCACCGGCTTCATCGCCGACGGCGACGCGAGCCAGGTGTACGGCCGCCCCGTGGGGGTCGCGGTCACGCCGCGCGGCGACCTGCTGGTGAGCGACGACGACGGCGGCGTCGTTTGGCGCGTCTCGTACACCAAGTGA
- a CDS encoding nucleotidyltransferase family protein, with translation MRSFSSYAIVPAAGRSRRMGSDKLMLAVAGRPLIDSTLRAWTNSAADHVVVVVRGEDQPLRDRCRLAGVEVAAAGADPAEMRDSLEIGLRYVAERFAPEPNDAWLVAPADMPGLGPTAIDLVLAQYDARCPRVIVPRVAGKRGHPVLLPWSAAAAFTRSPPHEGLDAFVRRSRALEVPLAGPGAVLDIDTPADYRRLVSGGGD, from the coding sequence ATGCGCTCGTTCAGTTCCTACGCGATTGTGCCGGCGGCCGGCCGGAGCCGCCGGATGGGCTCGGACAAGCTGATGCTCGCCGTCGCGGGCCGGCCTCTGATCGACTCCACGCTGCGGGCGTGGACCAACAGCGCCGCGGACCACGTCGTCGTGGTGGTCCGTGGCGAAGACCAACCGCTGCGCGACCGGTGCCGGCTGGCCGGCGTCGAGGTAGCCGCGGCGGGCGCCGACCCGGCGGAGATGCGCGACTCGCTGGAGATCGGGCTGCGGTATGTGGCCGAACGATTTGCTCCGGAGCCCAACGACGCGTGGCTCGTGGCGCCGGCCGACATGCCGGGCCTCGGGCCCACGGCGATCGATCTTGTGCTCGCGCAGTACGACGCGCGTTGCCCCCGCGTGATCGTGCCGCGGGTCGCGGGCAAGCGGGGGCACCCGGTGCTGCTCCCGTGGTCGGCGGCCGCCGCGTTTACTCGGTCGCCCCCGCACGAGGGGCTCGACGCGTTCGTGCGGCGGTCGCGGGCGCTTGAAGTGCCGCTGGCGGGCCCGGGCGCCGTGCTGGATATCGACACCCCGGCCGATTATCGGCGGCTGGTTTCCGGGGGGGGAGACTAG
- a CDS encoding (2Fe-2S)-binding protein, whose amino-acid sequence MPGSFTISVNGADRAVVTDADRPLLDVLREELGLTGTKYGCGEGACGACTVILNGEAARSCITTIEEASGCEVETIEGLADRQQLHAVQQAFIDESAMQCGYCVPGQIMAAVALLRSAPQATRADVVAAMSGNLCRCCNYSRIRAAVEKASGAS is encoded by the coding sequence ATGCCGGGCAGCTTCACAATCAGCGTCAACGGGGCGGACCGCGCCGTCGTGACGGACGCCGACCGCCCGCTGCTGGATGTGCTCAGGGAGGAGTTGGGGCTGACGGGCACGAAGTACGGCTGCGGTGAAGGCGCTTGCGGCGCGTGCACCGTGATCTTGAACGGGGAGGCGGCCCGGTCGTGCATCACGACCATCGAAGAGGCCAGCGGCTGCGAGGTAGAAACGATCGAGGGCCTGGCGGACCGGCAGCAGCTCCACGCGGTTCAGCAGGCCTTCATCGACGAGTCGGCGATGCAGTGCGGGTATTGCGTGCCGGGGCAGATCATGGCGGCGGTCGCGTTGTTGCGCAGCGCTCCGCAGGCGACGCGCGCCGACGTCGTCGCGGCCATGAGCGGGAATCTTTGCCGCTGCTGCAACTACTCCCGCATCCGCGCAGCGGTCGAGAAAGCGTCGGGCGCGTCTTGA